TATTTCCTGAACTTATCGGCAAGCTCATCAAGAGAATTATTTTCATTCACGGTTATGACATTCTTTTTCATTATTTCTTTTACTTCGGCATGTGGCAGTCTGTTCATCCCAATTCCCTCTTTTCTTCGGGGACTTCATTTGCTTTAAAAATTGCCCATTTAGTAAAAGGCGGTCCTATAATCTGGAAGATTAAGGTTGTGCCCGCGATTACGTTTATTGCTAACAGTCCAAGCTCTCGCCCTGCCGCGCCGTATGGCTGAAAGTCACTGAGCGCTTGTATAGATAAACCGATAGCTACGCCCGCTTGAGATAGGAGGCAAAAACCGAGGTATTTTCTGACGGTCTCCGGTGCATTTGATACGCGTCCACCGACCCATGTACCGATACTTTTTCCGAGTACTCTGTTAATTATATAAGCCAATCCTATAAGGCCGAGTTTTGCTAGTAAACTTATTTGGAGTCGTGCCCCCGCGAGTATAAAAAACAAGACAAATATTGGAGGAGTAATTCTTTGAACGACATCAAATATCTCCGTTCTTTTATTAATATTTATAACCGTGGCCCCCATGGCCATATTTGAGAGAATTAAAGAGGAATGAAACATTGAGGCCAGTCCGGTACAGAGCGCTATCGAGCCGATTCCTAAGATCATTAAAGCTTCACGATCGTGAATTTTCTTAATCGTATAAGCTAATATGGCGCCGACAAGTATTCCGATGAATAAAGAACGTCCTATTTCTAGAAGCGGTCCCTCTAAAAGATGAAGAGCTGATGATATATTTTGATGGGCCAGAAGTGTTTTTATCATGACGGCTGAGAAAGCATAGATTATAATTGCCGCGGCATCATCTAGTCCCACAACCGCGTATAAAGTTGTTGTAAGAGGGCCCGATGATTCGTACTCTCGCAGGACATCGACCGTTGCAGCGGGAGCTGTAGCTGATGCTAATGCGCCGAAAAGAAGCGCGACTGTAAGTTTTTGTGTGCAGGCATAGATGGCAATGGTTACAAAGATAAAGGCGCCAAGACTTTCCAGTATTGTGATGGTGAATATACTCTTCCCGAGTTTCTTAAAGACCGCGATGGACATTTCCCCGCCTATCGCAAAACCTATGAAGGCAAGAGCAAACGAGCTTATCATATCCAGACTATTTAGTGTTTGCTCATTGAAGATACCTAAGAATGATTTTCCGAGTAGAAGACCGATGATGATAAAACCTACCACCTGAGGAGCTTTAAAAATTTTTTTACCTAATCTACCACCGAAGAAACCAATTAAAATAGCAAGTCCCAGAAGGGTGATTAAAAAATTAACAGACGGTGAAGCCAACGACATTTAACAGAGTCACTTCCTAATGAAGAATTAATGTTTTCCAGAAACTAGTCTGACGATATTTATAGCACCAGTTTTACTGGTAGTCAAATTATTGCAGCTAATTTAGCTCGTTGTGGATTTTAATACTCATTGAATATTTTTGAGAGTTTCTATTGTATAATTCATTTACGAGAGGGATATTTTTGCCTGGTAAAATTGTGATTTGTGATGCGAGAGAACATAATTTAGGGGATATATAGTCGGTCGAGGTAAGGAACACAGTTTTAGTAATCGAATACTAATTGGATGTAGTTAAGGCGGGTATGTTGTTGCAACCGGAATGCCTGAAGAGGTAGTTAAAACCTCTGTTTTTATACGGGCAAATTTTTAAGGAAAATGTTAAAAATAGAATAGATATTTGGAGGGAG
The nucleotide sequence above comes from Candidatus Oleimmundimicrobium sp.. Encoded proteins:
- a CDS encoding cation:proton antiporter, with product MSLASPSVNFLITLLGLAILIGFFGGRLGKKIFKAPQVVGFIIIGLLLGKSFLGIFNEQTLNSLDMISSFALAFIGFAIGGEMSIAVFKKLGKSIFTITILESLGAFIFVTIAIYACTQKLTVALLFGALASATAPAATVDVLREYESSGPLTTTLYAVVGLDDAAAIIIYAFSAVMIKTLLAHQNISSALHLLEGPLLEIGRSLFIGILVGAILAYTIKKIHDREALMILGIGSIALCTGLASMFHSSLILSNMAMGATVININKRTEIFDVVQRITPPIFVLFFILAGARLQISLLAKLGLIGLAYIINRVLGKSIGTWVGGRVSNAPETVRKYLGFCLLSQAGVAIGLSIQALSDFQPYGAAGRELGLLAINVIAGTTLIFQIIGPPFTKWAIFKANEVPEEKRELG